Proteins from one Telopea speciosissima isolate NSW1024214 ecotype Mountain lineage chromosome 1, Tspe_v1, whole genome shotgun sequence genomic window:
- the LOC122663259 gene encoding caffeoylshikimate esterase — protein MEESQELLHFWGDANVSEEEYYEAQGIHGSKSFYTSPRGLSLLTRSWLPLSSPPRGIICMVHGYGNDISWTFQSTAIFFAQMGFASFALDLEGHGHSQGLKAFVPNVDLAVDDCFSFFNSIKEKPEFHGLPSFLYGESMGGAICLLIHFRDPKAWKGAILAAPMCKISDSVKPRWPIPQILFLVAKFLPTLPIVPTADLLDKSVKVAEKKLIAGKNPMRYRGKPRLGTVVELLRITDYLHNRLCDVSLPFIVLHGSADVVTDPDVSRALYEAAKSEDKTIKIYEGMMHSLLFGETDENVKIVRGDILSWLNSRCEGREIVVS, from the coding sequence ATGGAGGAATCCCAGGAACTGCTCCATTTTTGGGGAGACGCCAATGTTTCGGAGGAAGAATACTATGAAGCCCAAGGCATCCATGGCTCCAAATCCTTCTACACCTCTCCCAGAGGGCTTTCCCTCTTGACCAGGTCATGGTTACCCCTCTCTTCCCCTCCACGCGGCATCATCTGTATGGTCCATGGCTACGGCAACGACATCAGCTGGACCTTCCAGTCCACCGCAATTTTCTTCGCGCAGATGGGTTTCGCTTCCTTCGCTCTTGACCTTGAAGGCCATGGTCACTCCCAAGGCCTCAAGGCCTTCGTCCCCAATGTTGATCTCGCCGTTGACGattgcttctccttcttcaattcAATCAAAGAGAAGCCTGAATTTCATGGGTTACCCTCTTTTCTCTACGGTGAATCGATGGGAGGAGCTATTTGCCTTCTGATTCATTTCAGGGATCCCAAAGCATGGAAAGGTGCAATTTTGGCTGCACCCATGTGTAAAATCTCCGATTCGGTGAAGCCCAGATGGCCAATCCCCCAAATCCTCTTCCTCGTTGCAAAATTCTTACCCACCTTGCCAATTGTTCCCACTGCAGATCTTCTGGATAAATCTGTCAAAGTTGCTGAAAAGAAGTTAATAGCAGGAAAGAATCCAATGAGGTATAGAGGGAAACCAAGGTTAGGTACAGTAGTGGAACTTCTTCGAATTACTGATTATCTCCACAATCGGCTCTGTGATGTGAGTCTTCCATTTATCGTTTTACATGGCAGTGCAGATGTTGTTACTGATCCAGATGTAAGTAGAGCTCTCTATGAAGCCGCAAAGAGCGAAGATAAGACTATAAAGATCTATGAAGGAATGATGCATTCACTTCTGTTTGGAGAGACAGATGAGAATGTTAAGATTGTTCGAGGTGATATCTTGTCATGGTTGAACAGTAGGTGTGAAGGGAGGGAAATTGTTGTTTCATAG